The nucleotide sequence CTAGAGCCTGAGCTGAGACGCTTGTAGCTGCAATGACAGTTGTTGCAACGATCGTCTTTTTAATCATGGTAAGCATAGCTGTTCCTTACTATTTGGATTCATTATTTCCTGACCTTGCTACCTAAGCTCTCCTTAACCGGATAACTCAGTGGCCTGTAGCCCTGGTCCGTAAGTAAGAAAACATCTTGCTGCTAATTTGGTCAATTAGCGGTTCCGTTAATAACGTCAAAATGGTTTTCTGTTACGTAAAAAACGTTAAAAATGGTGCAATTTATTGGTTTGTATAGAGAAAAGCTTGTGTGATATTGGTCACTTTCCTTTCTGGTCTTTCTGTTTGTGTGAGTGCTCACTACCTTTATTCTCTATTTTTATTGGTGTGTTAGCTTGGTTACTTATGAAGTTGATAGTCATCACACCAGAGTTTGTGAAGGGAAAAGTTGCTGTAGGGAAAAGGTGACAGTTTGTCGTGATAGAGATCCCGATATAGATAATTATCAGTTTTGCATATCTAATCTGGTTTGCCTGCTTGATATTTTGTACGATAAACAGATAGGTATAAATCAAGGAAAGTAAAATGAAATTGTCTGTTATTGCTCTGATGGCTGCTCTGTTTCTGGCAGGTTGTTCCAATACCTGGCAAGGTGTAAAGGATGACTCGTCTAAGATCTGGAAGGATACGAAAGAAGCTATCCATGAGGCTACAGAGTAGCCATCATACATAGCTTCTGAGGCGTCAGATAAGTTTGGCTAACTGGCTTCTTAGCTGCTCAAGCTCTTTGCGCTGGTCTGTATCCTGGTCTGCGCATTTA is from Vibrio sp. JC009 and encodes:
- a CDS encoding entericidin EcnAB, producing the protein MKLSVIALMAALFLAGCSNTWQGVKDDSSKIWKDTKEAIHEATE